Proteins encoded by one window of Aphidius gifuensis isolate YNYX2018 linkage group LG2, ASM1490517v1, whole genome shotgun sequence:
- the LOC122848218 gene encoding general transcription factor IIE subunit 1 produces the protein MGSEERYVTEVPSSLKQLARLVVRGFYAIEESLIVDMLVRNPCMKEDDICELLKFERKMLRAKISTLRTDKFIQVRVKMETGSDGKAQKVNYYYINYKSFVNVVKYKLHTMGKRLETEERDSTSRASFKCTECFKTFTDLEADQLFDPMTGEFRCTYCNSVVEEDQSALPKKETRMLLAKLNDRVEPLYQLLREVEGIKLAPEILEPEPVDISVIRGESRKSGSQRGNEQWSGEATRGGGFAAEDTRVNVTIGDDNANSQITNQRKETPIWSRESTVVTSTDNINEQTNQDSILDKAASTATITTTNNNKQEDDIMSVLRAHEKKGPNNATANAVKAVLPQESSDSSDNEDMHYIDTQPIDTGNVGVMDSEDEEDDDSVPTVTVAGRTVSLTDVISDAALVAEMTPDEKEAYNQTYQEYYSHMHD, from the exons aTGGGTTCTGAGGAGAGGTATGTAACAGAAGTGCCTAGTAGTTTAAAACAATTAGCACGTCTTGTTGTACGTGGTTTTTATGCAATTGAAGAgtcattaattgttgatatgcTTGTTAGAAATCCATGTATGAAAGAAGATGACATatgtgaattattaaaatttgaaagaaaaatgttaCGTGCTAAAATATCAACACTACGtactgataaatttattcaggTACGTGTAAAAATGGAAACTGGTAGTGATGGTAAAGcacaaaaagtaaattattattatataaattataagtcatttgttaatgttgttaaatataaattacatacgATGGGTAAAAGATTAGAAACAGAAGAACGTGATTCAACAAGTCGTGCTAGTTTTAAATGTACTGAATGTTTTAAAACATTTACTGATCTTGAAGCTGATCAATTATTTGATCCAATGACTGGTGAATTTAGATGTACATATTGTAATTCAGTTGTTGAAGAAGATCAATCAGCATtaccaaaaaaagaaacacgtATGTTATtagcaaaattaaatgatcGAGTTGAAccattatatcaattattacgTGAAGTTGAAGGTATTAAATTAGCACCAGAAATACTTGAACCAGAACCAGTTGATATTAGTGTTATAAGAGGTGAATCACGTAAATCTGGTTCACAACGTGGTAATGAACAATGGTCTGGTGAAGCAACACGTGGTGGTGGTTTTGCTGCTGAAGATACTAGAGTTAATGTTACAATTGGTGATGATAATGCAAATAGTCAAATAACAAATCAAAGAAAAGAAACACCAATATGGTCGAGGGAAAGTACTGTAGTAACAAGTAcagataatattaatgaacaaACTAATCAAGATAGTATATTAGATAAAGCAgcatcaacagcaacaataacaacaacaaataataataaacaagaaGATGATATTATGTCTGTATTACGTGCACATGAAAAGAAAGGTCCAAATAATGCAACAGCTAATGCTGTTAAAGCTGTATTACCACAAGAATCAAGTGATAGCAGTGATAATGAAGACATGCATTACATTGACACTCAACCAATTGAtactg GTAATGTTGGTGTTATGGACTCTGAAGATGAAGAGGATGATGACTCAGTGCCAACTGTCACTGTTGCTGGACGTACTGTTTCATTAACAGATGTTATTAGTGACGCAGCTTTAGTTGCTGAAATGACACCTGATGAAAAAGAAGCATATAATCAAACTTATCAAGAATATTATTCACATATGCAtgactaa
- the LOC122848219 gene encoding arrestin homolog → MFPILFLAYVVAVKVFKKTTPNGKVTVYLGKRDFIDHLDYVDPIDGVVVIENDYLQGRKVYGQVITTYRYGREEDEVMGVKFSKEMTIAKEQIVPVKKERPEPTPTQERLLRKLGTNAFPFQFVFPPTAPSSVTLQPGDDDQGKPLGVEYTFRIYVGENDDDKGHKRSAVALAIKKLQYAPLTRGRRLPSSLVSKGFTFSNGKLNLEVTLDKEIYYHGEKISATLLISNNSRKSVKNIKMFVVQHCEVTMVNTQFSRNIASLETREGCPITPGANFSKDFYLVPLASSNKDRRGIALDGHLKDDDVNLASSTMVAEGKCPAEALGIIISYSVRVKLNCGTLGGELVTDVPFKLMHPDPGASDRDAKIKKGKSMDRGRNYDSSCYANDDDDNIVFEDFARLRLNEPE, encoded by the exons atgtttccaattttatttttggccTATGTTGTGGCAgttaaagtatttaaaaaaacaacaccaaATG gaAAAGTTACAGTTTATCTTGGTAAACGTGATTTTATTGATCATTTAGATTATGTTGATCCAAttgatggtgttgttgttattgaaaatgattatttacaaGGACGTAAAGTATATGGACAAGTCATTACAACTTATCGTTATGGACGTGAAGAAGATGAAGTTATGGGTGTTAAATTTAGTAAAGAAATGACAATAGCTAAAGAACAAATTGTACcagttaaaaaagaaagacCAGAACCAACACCAACACAAGAAAGATTATTACGTAAACTTGGAACAAATGCATTTCCATTTCAATTTGTATTTCCACCAACAGCACCAAGTTCAGTAACCCTACAACCAGGTGATGATGATCAAGGTAAACCACTTGGTGTTGAATATACATTTAGAATATATGTTggtgaaaatgatgatgataaaggaCATAAAAGATCAGCAGTTGCACttgctattaaaaaattacaatatgcACCATTAACAAGAGGTAGAAGATTACCAAGTTCACTTGTATCAAAAGGttttacattttcaaatgGTAAACTTAATCTTGAAGTTACACttgataaagaaatatattatcatggtgaaaaaatatcagcaaCATTACTTATTAGTAATAATTCAAGAAAatctgttaaaaatattaag atgtTTGTTGTACAACACTGTGAAGTTACAATGGTTAATACACAATTTAGTCGTAATATTGCAAGTTTAGAAACACGTGAAGGATGTCCAATAACACCTGGTGCAAACTTTAgtaaagatttttatttagtacCACTTGCAAGTAGTAATAAAGATCGTCGTGGTATTGCACTTGATGGACATTTaaaagatgatgatgttaatcTTGCATCATCAACAATGGTTGCTGAGGGTAAATGTCCAGCTGAAGCACTTGGTATTATAATATCATATTCAGTacgtgttaaattaaattgtggtACACTTGGTGGTGAACTTGTAACAGATGTACCATTTAAATTGATGCATCCAGATCCTGGTGCAAGTGATCGTGatgctaaaattaaaaaaggaaaaagtaTGGATAGAGGAAGAAATTATGACAGTTCATGTTAtgctaatgatgatgatgataatattgtttttgaagATTTTGCACGTCTTCGTTTAAATGAACCagaataa
- the LOC122848222 gene encoding akirin-2, producing MACATLKRSLEFDPVHSHGRPSKRRRCVPMCVSPGSSSTQGTPRQQTPSLFGEVEHKLTPEKMAANIREEIRRLHRRKQLHFNPQSGTASGNDSSDMEGPSSPTACGSNGYNNTHNNKEKPLFTFRQVGLICERMLKEQETQIREEYDQILNMKLSEQYDAFVKFTYDQIQKRFESAAAPSYLS from the exons atggcctGTGCCACCCTGAAAAGAAGTCTTGAATTTGATCCAGTTCATAGCCATGGAAGACCAAGTAAAAGAAGAAGATGTGTACCAATGTGTGTATCACCAGGTAGTAGCTCAACTCAGGGTACACCTAGACAACAAACTCCATCATTATTTGGCGAAGTTGAACACAAATTGACGCCTG aGAAAATGGCAGCCAATATAAGAGAAGAAATTCGTCGGCTGCATAGACGCAAACAGCTGCATTTTAATCCACAGAGTGGCACTGCAAGTGGCAATGATTCGTCGGATATGGAAGGACCTTCAAGTCCAACAGCATGTGGATCAAATggatataataatacacataATAACAAGGAAAAACCTCTATTTACATTTAGAcag GTTGGATTAATTTGCGAACGAATGCTTAAAGAACAAGAAACTCAAATTCGAGAAGAATATGatcaaatattaaacatgAAACTGTCGGAGCAGTATGAtgcttttgttaaatttacatatgATCAAATTCAAAAAAGATTTGAGTCAGCTGCTGCACCAAGct atttatcataa
- the LOC122848221 gene encoding mediator of RNA polymerase II transcription subunit 19 — protein MMMGDQFRNKVEQYSPKSSPRGARSPVVSRQDSTGTLKTTISLGKNPSIVHSGPFYLMKEPPGESELTGATNLMAYYGLEHSYSKFSGKKLKEAIGNFLPSLCDKNENLAHQENSSLRSVIDKPPIGGKELLPLTGMQLSGFRLHPGPLPDQYKNVNQTPQRKHKNKHKKHKHKPGDLPVGQEVAVTDISGSDTHEKKHKKQKRHDEEKEARKKRKKEKKRKKQKHSPEHSGGLTPSQHSNS, from the exons atgatgatggGTGATCAATTTCGTAATAAGGTTGAGCAATACTCACCAAAATCATCACCAAGAGGTGCACGTTCACCAGTTGTGTCGAGACAAGATTCAACTGGtacattaaaaacaacaatatcacTTGGTAAAAATCCATCAATTGTACATTCTGGAccattttatttgatgaaagaACCACCTG gTGAAAGTGAATTGACTGGAGCAACCAACTTGATGGCCTACTATGGTCTTGAACATTCATACAGTAAATTCAgtggtaaaaaattaaaagaagcaattggtaattttttacCAAGTCTTTGtgacaaaaatgaaaatcttGCTCATCAAGAAAAcag ttcTTTGAGATCTGTTATTGATAAACCACCAATTGGAGGAAAAGAATTATTGCCATTAACTGGAATGCAACTATCAGGTTTTCGTTTACATCCTGGACCT ttgcctgatcaatataaaaatgtcaatCAAACACCACaaagaaaacataaaaataaacataaaaaacataaacataAACCAGGTGATTTACCAGTTGGTCAAGAAGTTGCTGTTACTGATATTAGTGGATCTGATACACATgagaaaaaacataaaaaacaaaaaagacatgatgaagaaaaagaggctagaaaaaaaaggaaaaaggaaaaaaaaagaaaaaagcaaAAACATAGTCCTGAACATTCGGGTGGTTTAACACCATCACAACACTCAAATTCGTGa